In Tiliqua scincoides isolate rTilSci1 chromosome 1, rTilSci1.hap2, whole genome shotgun sequence, the following are encoded in one genomic region:
- the LOC136647432 gene encoding sulfotransferase 6B1-like has translation MAKNRQHVAEFMDKVMVDGANMRKEDTYFSYKGVLYPTALCNPETLQALESFEARMDDVVLAGYPKTGTNWLDHILSSLESAATKYTEEEMKQRIAIEKELALVPRLEFGDPEMCKRLNKYPYRRILLTHLHPHALPTSIFKNKAKVLVLIRNPKDTAVSYFHFSNNLFFLPTSTWDQFFTDFMNGKVGCGSYFDYVAEWDKYVNDANIMAICYEELKEDLNLGLKKIAKFLGFSLTEEEIKSVAEKSSFKAMKEKSSETHGSFGDTFFRKGTVGDWKSLFSEAQNQEMDRRFEECLAGTKLGVKIKYDTYCKV, from the exons ATGGCTAAGAACCGGCAACATGTTGCTGAATTTATGGACAAGGTAATGGTTGATGGTGCCAATATGCGCAAAGAAGATACGTACTTTTCCTATAAAGGGGTTTTGTATCCTACCGCTCTTTGCAATCCAGAAACATTACAAGCTCTTGAGTCCTTTGAAGCCAGGATGGATGATGTGGTCTTGGCAGGCTATCCAAAAACTG GCACTAACTGGCTCGATCACATCTTAAGCAGCTTGGAAAGTGCAGCTACAAAATATACGGAAGAAGAAATGAAACAGCGAATTGCTATTGAAAAAGAATTGGCATTGGTGCCACGCCTAGAATTTGGCGATCCAGAGATGTGCAAG AGGTTGAATAAATATCCTTACAGAAGGATCCTCCTAACACACCTCCATCCGCATGCCCTCCCCACATCCATTTTCAAAAATAAAGCCAAG GTACTAGTGCTGATTCGAAATCCGAAAGACACAGCAGTTTCgtattttcatttttcaaataaCCTGTTTTTTCTTCCTACTTCAACATGGGATCAATTTTTCACTGATTTTATGAATGGAAAAG TGGGTTGCGGCTCCTACTTTGACTACGTAGCTGAATGGGACAAGTATGTCAATGATGCAAACATTATGGCCATATGCTATGAAGAACTGAAGGAG GATCTGAACTTGGGACTGAAAAAAATAGCGAAATTCCTTGGCTTTTCTCTCACTGAAGAAGAGATTAAAAGCGTGGCAGAAAAGAGCAGTTTTAAAGCTATGAAAGAGAAATCCTCAGAAACCCATGGGTCATTTGGAGACACTTTCTTCCGTAAAG GAACTGTTGGTGACTGGAAAAGCCTGTTCTCCGAGGCCCAGAACCAAGAAATGGATAGAAGATTTGAAGAGTGTTTGGCTGGAACTAAATTAGGAGTGAAGATAAAGTATGACACTTACTGCAAAGTCTGA